The Alkalihalobacillus sp. TS-13 genomic interval CATGCAATATAAAGATCTGGTGTAACAACTTTACCAGTCTGGCCGATTTGCAGACCGTAGTCACAATACTCGGCGTCACATGCACCACGAGAAGCACCGACTGCTGCACCAAGGACTTCTGCAAGTTCTTCCAATGGCCCGAAACCGTCTGCAGATTTCACTCCACGTCCACCAGCTACGATGACTTTCGCTTCGGAAAGGTCGACACCATCTGTCGTCTTCTTAACGATTTCTTTGACAATCGTACGTAGATCCTTGATCGCCACATCTACGTTTGTCACGTCTCCTGAACGGTTTTCATCTTTATCAAGGGCTGCAATATTGTTTGGACGGATTGTTACGAACAATACACCATCAGTAATGATTTTCTTTTCAAAAGCTTTTCCGGAGTAGATTGGACGTGTATAAATAAGGTTTCCACCTGTATTTTCGATTCCAGTGATATCTGATACAAGTCCAGATTCAAGTTTAGCTGCCAGGCGTGGAGATAAGTCTTTTCCCATTGCCGTATGACCGAACACGATTCCTTCAGGGTTCTCTTGCTCAATCACCTGCACAAGTGCTTGAGAGTAACCGTCAGTTGTATATGCTTTCAATTTTTCATCTTCCACTACCAACACACGGTCTGCTCCATAATGAATCAAGCTGTTTGCTAATCCGCTGACAGATTCACCGCATAGGACGCCGAC includes:
- a CDS encoding electron transfer flavoprotein subunit alpha/FixB family protein, with the translated sequence MAKKVLVLGEVRDGELRNVSYEAIAAAKEISEGGEIVGVLCGESVSGLANSLIHYGADRVLVVEDEKLKAYTTDGYSQALVQVIEQENPEGIVFGHTAMGKDLSPRLAAKLESGLVSDITGIENTGGNLIYTRPIYSGKAFEKKIITDGVLFVTIRPNNIAALDKDENRSGDVTNVDVAIKDLRTIVKEIVKKTTDGVDLSEAKVIVAGGRGVKSADGFGPLEELAEVLGAAVGASRGACDAEYCDYGLQIGQTGKVVTPDLYIACGISGAIQHLAGMSNSKIIVAINKDPEANIFNVADYGIVGDLFEVVPKLTEEFKKVLV